A stretch of DNA from Chloroflexota bacterium:
TCTCGCACCCACGCCCTCCCCCTCCCTCGCCCCGCGCGCCGAGGGAACCTCGGTCAGCACAGGGAGCAACGCCACGGCGAAAGCCGTAGTTTGCACCGGCTACCCCACAGGCGCGCTAAACGTGCGGGCCTGCCCAGGCGTGCAATGCTGGGCGTTCTTCGTGCTGGACGAAGGGCGTGTCGTGACCGTGGACGGCGTGACCGAGAAAGCAGATGACGGCGCGACCTGGATACACATCATCCGCCCCGTGGACGGGTGGGTGAATGCGAAGTACCTGTGTGAGGTGGAACCATGAACGAACCCGATGAACTCCAAGACAAACCTTGTGCCCTCTGTGGGGAGAAGTTCGACCCCGCGGAGATGATTGAGGTAGAGGACGGCGTTTTCGTGTGCGAGGCTTGCGCCGTCCGGGAATACGACTACGACCCCAACAAGACCGTGCCCGAAGTGTTCCTGGAGGCATAGAGTGATGACGACCCCCAGCGAGGAATACTTTGCCCTCGTCCTCGACCGCATCAAACCCGCGGAAGACCTCGAAACAGTCGTCGAGCACTACACGGAAAAGCACGGACGCCCGCCGCGGAAGGTGCTGCTGCACCCCCACGCGAAAGGCCGCAACGTGGAAGCGGTCATTCAAGCCGCGGAAGCCCTGGGGTTGCCCGTAGAGCGGGACAAATCCCTGTTGGTATGGGAGGTGTGGGTTGGCGGGTAAGACGCCCCTTTCCCTGACCATCGAAGCCGCGAAGCGCGTGCATCGCCGTCTTGGCCCGGGCCACGGCGTGGCCGAGTACAACCGCGCCCTGCGCGCCGAATTGCAGCGCGCGGGCTTGCGGGTGCTCTCCCGGCCTGCGGTGCGGGTACACGGGAAGTACGGCCACAGCACCTACTTGGGCAGTCCCGACCTGCTGGTGCGGAATGGCCGGCGCGAGGCGCTGCTGGTGAGCGTGAGCGCGGCGGAGGCCGTCCCCGCCGACCGCCGCGAGCGGATGGGGCTGTACCTGGCCGCATGGCGCGGC
This window harbors:
- a CDS encoding GxxExxY protein; its protein translation is MAGKTPLSLTIEAAKRVHRRLGPGHGVAEYNRALRAELQRAGLRVLSRPAVRVHGKYGHSTYLGSPDLLVRNGRREALLVSVSAAEAVPADRRERMGLYLAAWRGPARGLVLAFGAPLPLWSVVRKEEA